The DNA region CGGTGTTGAGCACCAGGAAGTTGCCGGTGCCGTACGTGTTCTTCGCCTCGCCCGGCTCGAAGCACACCTGTCCCACCGTGGCCGCCTGCTGGTCGCCCAGCACCCCGGTGATCGGGACCGCGGCCCGCAGGGGGCGGGACGTGCGGGTGCGGCCGTACGCCTCCGCGTCGGAGGAGGCGTTGATGGCCGGGAGCATCGCCCTGGGGATACCGAAGATGTCCAGCAGTTCGTCGTCCCAGTCGAGCGTCTCCAGATTCATCAGCATCGTCCGGCTGGCGTTGGTCACATCGGTGGCGTGGGTGCCGCCGTCGGGGCCACCGGTGAGATTCCACAACACCCAGCAGTCCGTGTTCCCGAACACCGCGTGCCCCTGCTCGGCGGCCTCGCGGACCCCCTCGACATTGTCGAGAATCCACTTGATCTTCCCGCCGGAGAAATAAGTGGCAGGAGGAAGGCCCGACTTGCGCCGGATGACCTCGCCATGCCCCTCGTTCTCCAGGGCCTTGGCGATCGAGTCGGTGCGGGTGTCCTGCCAGACGATGGCGTTGCAGTACGGGCGGCCGGTGCGGGGGTCCCAGACGACGGTCGTCTCGCGCTGGTTGGTGATCCCGATGGCGTCGAGATCCGTGCCGCTCAGACCACCGGTGCGCAGGGCGTTCTGCATCACCGAGTTGGTGCGTTCCCAGATCTCCACCGGATCGTGCTCCACCCAGCCGGGGCGGGGGAGGATCTGTTCGTGCTCCAACTGGTGTCTGGCCACTTCGTTTCCGCCGTGATCGAAGATCATGAAGCGGCTGCTGGTGGTGCCTTGGTCCACTGCACCGATGAAGTCCGCCATGGCATGCTGCCTCTCCTGAGTCCGGGCTCGGTGATGGAACCGGGCGTCACTTCTCCGGCAGTACGGGGATGCTGCCTTCCGGTTCCTCTTCCGCCGAGGGCAGGAAACGGCTGATGAAGGTCTTGTAGAAGAACGCTCCCACCAGGCCGCCGACGAACGGGCCCACGATCGGCACCCAGAAATAGAAGTTCCCGTACTGGTCCCGCCACGCCCCTCCGTAGCCGGTGAGGAAGCTCGCGAGCCGGGGGCCGAAGTCACGGGCGGGATTGATCGCGTACCCCGCGTTGGTTCCGAACGCCATGCCGATGGCCACCACGATGAGGCCCACGATGAACGGGCTGAGGTTGACGCCCGGCGGGGTGTTGAGGAGATCCGTGACCGCGAAGATCAGCAGTACGAGGATGGCGGTGCCGATGACCTGGTCCCGGAACGCTCCCCATTCGTGGACCGGAAGCGCGGGGTTCCCGTTGGCGGGCAGGGTGGAGAACACGGTCTGCGTCTTGATGGTGTGTCCGGGGTCCGCCTTCGCCAGTGCCTCCGTGTAGTTCCATCGCACCAGCAGTGCCCCGATGAAGGCGCCCGCGAGCTGTGCGAGCGAGTACGGAGCCACCTTCTTCCAGGGGAAGTCCTTGAAGGCGGCCAGCGAGAGAGTCACCGCAGGATTGAGGTGGGCGCCGCTCAGCCGGCCCGCCACGTAGATGCCCAGGGTGACTCCGAGCCCCCATGCCCAGGCGATGCTGTCGTGATCCCCGAGGCCGCCCGGCGGGTCGGTGAGCGCACCGCCGGCCGCGACCTGGGCCACGACACCGCAGCCGAAGAGGATGAGAATCATCGTGCCGAGGAACTCCGCAGAGAGTTCCCCGGCGATTCCCGACTTCTTGAGCCGCTCCATGGGGATCTCGCTTCCTGTCGACTCACGACTGTTGGCGGCATAGATCCACACATGAGCGTAAACGGCGGGAATTGGTTCCGCACTCGGTGGCGGAAGCGCCGATCCCGCCGGCGATCCC from Streptomyces sp. NBC_01591 includes:
- the glpK gene encoding glycerol kinase GlpK encodes the protein MADFIGAVDQGTTSSRFMIFDHGGNEVARHQLEHEQILPRPGWVEHDPVEIWERTNSVMQNALRTGGLSGTDLDAIGITNQRETTVVWDPRTGRPYCNAIVWQDTRTDSIAKALENEGHGEVIRRKSGLPPATYFSGGKIKWILDNVEGVREAAEQGHAVFGNTDCWVLWNLTGGPDGGTHATDVTNASRTMLMNLETLDWDDELLDIFGIPRAMLPAINASSDAEAYGRTRTSRPLRAAVPITGVLGDQQAATVGQVCFEPGEAKNTYGTGNFLVLNTGTKLIRSQHGLLTTVAYRFGESPAVYALEGSIAVTGSAVQWLRDQMKIITDAAESERLARSVEDNGGMYFVPAFSGLFAPYWRSDARGAIVGLARYNTNGHLARATLEAICYQSRDVVEAMEQDSGVHLDVLKVDGGVTANDLCMQIQADVLGVPVSRPVVAETTALGAAYAAGLATGFWQDQGELREHWQESKRWEPKWSEEQRAEGYADWKRAVERTLDWVSVD
- a CDS encoding MIP/aquaporin family protein, which encodes MERLKKSGIAGELSAEFLGTMILILFGCGVVAQVAAGGALTDPPGGLGDHDSIAWAWGLGVTLGIYVAGRLSGAHLNPAVTLSLAAFKDFPWKKVAPYSLAQLAGAFIGALLVRWNYTEALAKADPGHTIKTQTVFSTLPANGNPALPVHEWGAFRDQVIGTAILVLLIFAVTDLLNTPPGVNLSPFIVGLIVVAIGMAFGTNAGYAINPARDFGPRLASFLTGYGGAWRDQYGNFYFWVPIVGPFVGGLVGAFFYKTFISRFLPSAEEEPEGSIPVLPEK